A region of the Bacteroidales bacterium genome:
CATGGACTTTATTTATCAACTCACCAAGCGGTTCACAGGAGAATTTGCAATCAGGCCGCTGATTGAGAAATATCCAAAACAATCCCTTGAGATCATCATAAAATGGAGCCTTGATGAAAATGTTCACGTAAGGCGTCTTGCCAGCGAAGGGGTAAGAATTCGTTTGCCCTGGGCAAAAAAATCGTTGGTTGCTATCAGAGAATTCGAAACTTACTCACGGATTCTTACAAACCTGAATAATGACCCTGAAAAATTTGTTCAGAAAAGCGTAGGCAACAACCTCAACGACCTCATGAAGGATGCTCCGGAATTGGCCATGCAAATTATCACAGCATGGCAGGCCGACAATCCCGGCAAAGCAACTCAATGGATTATCAGGCATGGTTTGCGTTCGCAAAGGAAAAAGAACGGAAACCCTGTGTCGTAATTATAAATGCATTTATCTATCACTTAGCCGTTTTCCGCACTCATCCCTTCTTTTTCCCCGTTCATCACCTTTCATTTGAGCTGTTGTTTGGTCCATGATACTTTTGCCGCAAATCAAAACACAAGGCAAAATGAAAAATCTGGTACTTACAACTGTTTTATTTATTTCAGGTCTGGCCCTCATTGCAGAAACTCCCATTAATCATTCCCAAACCATTCGTGGAAAGGTTATGGACGCTGTAACCGGCTTTCCTCTTCCCGGCGCTCATGTGATCCTGCAAGGCAGCGATCCGCTGATTGCTGTCTCAACCGATCTGAATGGTCAGTTCACGCTTGCTTCTGTTCCGGTAGGGCGGCAAAATCTCGAAATAAGCTATGTGGGGTATTTGAAAAGGGTTTACAACAATGTTCTGCTCAATAGCGGCAAAGAGGTTTTTCTCGAAGTATTTCTTGAAGAAGCTGTTGTTAACTTAAGTGAAATTACGGTTGTTTCAACGGTTCGTAAGGAAGAAGCCATTAACGAAATGGCATTGGTTAGCGCCCGCACTTTTTCAGTGGAAGAAACCGAGCGTTATGCCGGCAGCCTGGGCGATCCGGCACGCATGGTAGCCAATTTTGCCGGTGTAATGACCCAGAACGATTCACGCAACGACATCATCATCCGTGGCAATTCACCTACTGGTGTGCTGTGGCGGCTCGAAGGTATTGAAATTCCAAACCCTAATCATTTTGGTGCGATGGGA
Encoded here:
- a CDS encoding DNA alkylation repair protein, which codes for MAKKFKDYYDLECAQLIAGKIAAVWPEFNADGFVRKLDAEIHDKEFLQRQDAFATALEEFLTGDYVQDIAIFHQILGPELQTTEGMFVYGWWLWPVGRYVERNGTKDFPISMDFIYQLTKRFTGEFAIRPLIEKYPKQSLEIIIKWSLDENVHVRRLASEGVRIRLPWAKKSLVAIREFETYSRILTNLNNDPEKFVQKSVGNNLNDLMKDAPELAMQIITAWQADNPGKATQWIIRHGLRSQRKKNGNPVS